In one window of Deferribacterota bacterium DNA:
- a CDS encoding NAD(P)H-dependent glycerol-3-phosphate dehydrogenase, which yields MQYKISVIGCGAWGSTIADLLADNGYSVVLFAREEEVVNSINNDNKNTLFLPNVKLNNNIVAKPFDKIKNDLTEYVVWAVPVVYSHDVLETYKEELADKHILIASKGINYDYKKFVYEIINEQISSYLSVISGPTFAYEVATKKPTAVSIASKSINIAKIWQKYLSNDYFRVYTTTDIIGVCVGGALKNVVAIATGISDGLKLGLNARSALITRGLTEIARLGLKMGGKLETFMGLSGLGDLVLTCTGDLSRNRWVGKCLGEGKKLDEIINNMKSVAEGIYTVKAAKYMQILYDVEMPITDEVYRILYENKNIYEAIIDLMNRPLKSEGL from the coding sequence AAATATCTGTTATAGGTTGTGGTGCTTGGGGATCAACTATTGCTGATTTGTTAGCAGATAATGGTTATTCAGTAGTGTTGTTTGCTAGGGAAGAAGAAGTTGTTAATTCTATAAATAATGATAATAAAAACACATTGTTTTTGCCAAATGTAAAATTAAATAATAATATTGTTGCAAAACCTTTTGATAAAATAAAGAATGATTTAACTGAATATGTTGTATGGGCAGTTCCTGTTGTTTATTCTCATGATGTATTAGAGACTTATAAAGAAGAGCTTGCTGACAAACATATATTAATCGCATCAAAAGGAATTAATTATGATTATAAAAAATTTGTTTATGAGATTATAAATGAACAAATTAGTTCTTATCTATCAGTTATATCAGGTCCAACATTTGCATATGAGGTTGCTACAAAAAAGCCTACAGCTGTAAGTATTGCATCTAAAAGCATTAATATTGCAAAAATATGGCAAAAATATTTATCAAACGATTATTTTAGAGTATATACAACAACTGATATTATAGGTGTGTGCGTTGGAGGTGCGCTAAAAAATGTTGTGGCTATTGCTACAGGTATCTCAGATGGCTTAAAGTTAGGTTTAAATGCAAGGTCAGCTTTAATTACTAGAGGGCTTACAGAGATTGCTAGGCTTGGCTTAAAGATGGGTGGAAAGCTTGAAACATTTATGGGACTAAGTGGTTTAGGTGATTTAGTTTTAACATGCACAGGTGATCTTAGTAGGAATAGATGGGTTGGTAAATGCTTGGGTGAAGGTAAAAAATTAGATGAAATTATTAATAATATGAAATCAGTAGCTGAAGGTATATATACAGTGAAGGCCGCTAAATATATGCAAATATTATATGATGTGGAAATGCCTATAACTGATGAGGTTTACAGGATATTATATGAGAATAAAAATATTTATGAAGCTATTATAGATTTAATGAATAGACCCTTAAAAAGTGAAGGCCTTTAG